A single Gopherus flavomarginatus isolate rGopFla2 chromosome 17, rGopFla2.mat.asm, whole genome shotgun sequence DNA region contains:
- the FAM78A gene encoding protein FAM78A isoform X2, with amino-acid sequence MSSWELPDLQDGKIQAISDSDGVNYPWYGNTTETCMIVGPTRKESKFNISMNDNFYPSVTWAVPVSESNVAKLTSIHRDQSFTTWLVATNTATSEMVTLQTIKWRMRLGIDVNPSRPLGQRATLRQPFAQEQPQVLSKNEPIPPSALVKPNANDAQVLMWRPKDGPPLVVIPSKYR; translated from the coding sequence GTCGAGTTGGGAGCTCCCAGATCTGCAAGATGGCAAGATCCAGGCTATAAGCGACTCGGACGGCGTGAACTACCCCTGGTACGGCAACACCACAGAAACCTGCATGATCGTGGGGCCCACCAGGAAGGAATCCAAGTTCAACATCAGTATGAATGATAACTTCTACCCAAGTGTCACATGGGCGGTGCCTGTGAGCGAGAGCAACGTGGCAAAACTCACAAGCATCCACCGGGATCAAAGCTTCACCACCTGGTTGGTTGCCACCAACACGGCCACCAGCGAGATGGTGACCCTGCAGACTATCAAGTGGCGTATGAGGCTGGGCATAGATGTGAATCCCAGCAGACCCTTGGGGCAGCGTGCCACGCTGCGGCAACCCTTTGCTCAAGAGCAGCCCCAGGTCCTTAGCAAGAATGAGCCAATACCACCCAGTGCCCTTGTGAAACCCAATGCCAATGATGCTCAGGTACTCATGTGGAGGCCAAAGGATGGGCCACCACTAGTGGTGATCCCTTCAAAATATCGGTAA